Below is a genomic region from Fusobacterium nucleatum.
TCAGCTTTTTTTAATGGGCTTTCTTTTCTTGTACTATCTATATAATCTCTTTCTTTTAAAGATTTTAAAACCTCATCATAAGTTATCTCAACTTTTTTTTCAAGAAATTCATTATATCTTCTTCTTGCTCTTTCTTCGGCAGTTGCAAGTAAAAATATTTTTACTTTTGCATTAGGAAATACAACAGTTCCAATATCTCTACCATCTAAGATAACATTTTTATTATTACTAATTTTTCTTTGTAAATTTACTAAATTATCTCTAACTATCTTAATACTTGCAACTTTTGATACATTTTCATTTATTCTTTTTTCTCTTATCTTTGTACTGACATCAACATCATTTAGATAAAACTTATCCCCTTGCATATCTAAATTTAGAGTATTTAAGACTTTTTCTATCTCTTTTAAATCATCAAAATCTATATTATTTTCTAAAAGATAAAGAGTTATCATTCTATACATTGCACCAGTGTCTATATATGTAAAATTAAATTTTTTAGCTATAATTTTTGCTATTGTACTTTTTCCACTTCCGGCT
It encodes:
- the cmk gene encoding (d)CMP kinase, encoding MNNIIVAIDGPAGSGKSTIAKIIAKKFNFTYIDTGAMYRMITLYLLENNIDFDDLKEIEKVLNTLNLDMQGDKFYLNDVDVSTKIREKRINENVSKVASIKIVRDNLVNLQRKISNNKNVILDGRDIGTVVFPNAKVKIFLLATAEERARRRYNEFLEKKVEITYDEVLKSLKERDYIDSTRKESPLKKADDAIELDSTSLTIDDVVNFISKEIEKVK